A portion of the Tiliqua scincoides isolate rTilSci1 chromosome 3, rTilSci1.hap2, whole genome shotgun sequence genome contains these proteins:
- the P2RY1 gene encoding P2Y purinoceptor 1 yields the protein MTEVLLSAVLNVTETHTLASSGWTSGNATNKCSLTKTGFQFYYLPAVYIVVFITGFLGNSVAIWMFIFHMRPWSGISVYMFNLAVADFLYVLTLPALIFYYFNQTDWILGGFMCKLQRFIFHVNLYGSILFLTCISVHRYTGVVYPLKSLGRLKKKNAVYISALVWIVVVAGISPILFYSGTGVRENKTTTCYDTTQDDYLRSYFIYSMCTTVFLFCIPFILILGCYGLIVKALIYKDLDNSPLRRKSIYLVIIVLAVFAVSYLPFHVMKNLNLRARLDFQTPEMCAFNNRVYATYQVTRGLASLNSCVDPILYFLAGDTFRRRLSRATRKASRRSELNVQSKSEDMTLSILSECKQNGDTSL from the coding sequence ATGACTGAAGTTCTCTTGTCAGCTGTTTTGAACGTGACTGAAACCCACACGCTGGCCAGCAGTGGATGGACATCGGGCAATGCCACCAACAAATGCTCACTGACCAAAACTGGGTTCCAGTTCTATTATTTGCCTGCTGTCTACATTGTAGTTTTCATCACTGGATTCCTGGGCAACAGTGTGGCAATTTGGATGTTTATTTTCCACATGAGGCCTTGGAGTGGCATCTCCGTTTACATGTTCAACCTGGCAGTAGCAGACTTCTTGTACGTTCTAACTCTTCCTGCACTGATTTTCTATTACTTCAATCAAACAGACTGGATCTTGGGAGGCTTCATGTGCAAGCTACAGAGGTTCATCTTCCATGTGAATCTGTATGGAAGCATTTTGTTTCTCACCTGCATCAGTGTGCATAGATACACAGGTGTGGTTTATCCCTTAAAGTCCCTGGGGAGGCTGAAAAAGAAGAATGCTGTTTACATTAGTGCTCTGGTCTGGATTGTTGTGGTTGCTGGGATTTCTCCTATCTTGTTCTACTCCGGGACTGGGGTACGGGAAAACAAGACGACGACTTGCTATGACACCACTCAAGATGATTATTTGAGAAGCTACTTCATTTACAGCATGTGTACCACTGTCTTCCTGTTCTGCATCCCTTTCATCTTGATCCTTGGTTGCTATGGATTAATCGTGAAAGCACTGATTTACAAAGATTTAGATAACTCTCCGCTTAGGAGAAAATCAATTTACCTGGTGATTATAGTGTTGGCAGTTTTTGCTGTGTCTTATCTTCCTTTTCACGTGATGAAAAACTTGAATCTCCGAGCCAGGCTAGATTTTCAGACTCCGGAAATGTGTGCCTTTAACAACAGGGTTTATGCCACTTACCAAGTAACTCGGGGGCTGGCGAGTCTCAACAGCTGTGTGGATCCTATTCTGTATTTTTTGGCTGGAGACACATTTCGGCGAAGGCTTTCCAGGGCGACCAGAAAAGCATCAAGGCGAAGTGAACTCAACGTGCAGTCCAAAAGTGAGGATATGACCCTCAGTATTTTATCCGAGTGTAAACAAAACGGAGACACGAGCTTGTGA